The Actinoplanes sp. N902-109 genomic interval GCGTCCCCGCCGTGCGCGAACGCGGGACCGGCCGGCGCGAGCAGCGCACCGGCCAGCACCGCGAGGACGAGGGTCAGCCGGCGGCCGCGTCGACCGCCGCGGTCAGGGCGGCAGCGGTCGGGGCGTCGAGCGCCTTGCCCGCCACCCGAACCGTCGGTGTGCTGGTGACGCCGCGTGCGGCCGCGGTGTCGGTGGCCTTGGTCGCCCACGCCTTGTACGTCCCGTCGTCCACTGCCTTGGCGAAGTCGTCGCCGAGCCCGGCCGACTTGCCGAGCTCCACCAGCTTCGCATCGTCGAGTCCGGCGCTGCCCTCGGCGGGCTGGTTGGCGAACAACGCCTTGTGGTACTCGCTGAACTTGCCACCCACCGCAGCCGCCGCCGAGGCCGCCGCCGACCGCGTGGAGTACTGCGTGCTCGACGCACCGTCCAGGATCGCGATCGGGTGGTACCGCACGGTCACCTTGTTCGCGGCCACCAGCTGGTCGATCGTGCTGCCCGCCGCGGTCTCGAACTCCTCGCAGTGCGGGCACATGAAGTCCTCGTACACGTCGACCGTGACCGGCCCGGTGCCCACCGCGAACGCCGTCCCGTCGTCCACCGCGACGCTCGGGGTGACCAGGCCGGCGGTCTTGTCGTTCTCCTGGCCGGCCGCGATGCCCCAGCCCACCAGCCCGGCGATGACCAGCACGGCCACCACCGCGACGCTGGTCCAGATGGTGATCCGGCGCTGCCGCTCCTTCGCGCGCTGCTGCTGCACGATGCGCTTGGCCTGGGTCCGTTCCTTCGTAGCCTTGCTCACAGCTCGTCCCCCATCAGAACGCTGTCGATCGAGAATCGGGACCGGGGCCACCACAGCAGGACCCCGGAGAGCAGCAGGAAACCGATGTCCCGCGCGACATCCCACCCGTACGCCGGATCCACGCCCGCCCCCAGCTCGCCGCCGGAGCTGAAGCACCCGCAGTCGATCTGCAGGCCGCGCGCCCACGCCGAGATGATCCCGGCGATGAAGACGACCAGCAGCACCGCCGAGATGCCGGCGCTGAGCCGCACGGCCAGTCCCACCAGCAACAGCAGCCCCAGCGCGAGTTCCAGGAACGGCTGCGCGGCCCCGATCGCCTTGGCCACCTCGTACGGGAAGATCTGGTACGCGCTCACGGCCCGCCCGGCAGCGGCCAGGTCACCGACCTTGAGGCCACCGGCGACCAGCCACACGACGGCCAGCCCGAGTCGCGCAACGGTCGACACCCACGGCAGCACCGTGGCCCTGCGGGCGCCCAGCCCGGTTGTCATGCTCACGCCCCCTTAGTCGACGCTGAGCGCCGCCAGGTTCCGTGATACCGCCTGAGGGTTGGCTGTGTGATGGGTACAAGGACCCT includes:
- a CDS encoding MauE/DoxX family redox-associated membrane protein; the protein is MTTGLGARRATVLPWVSTVARLGLAVVWLVAGGLKVGDLAAAGRAVSAYQIFPYEVAKAIGAAQPFLELALGLLLLVGLAVRLSAGISAVLLVVFIAGIISAWARGLQIDCGCFSSGGELGAGVDPAYGWDVARDIGFLLLSGVLLWWPRSRFSIDSVLMGDEL
- a CDS encoding thioredoxin domain-containing protein is translated as MSKATKERTQAKRIVQQQRAKERQRRITIWTSVAVVAVLVIAGLVGWGIAAGQENDKTAGLVTPSVAVDDGTAFAVGTGPVTVDVYEDFMCPHCEEFETAAGSTIDQLVAANKVTVRYHPIAILDGASSTQYSTRSAAASAAAAVGGKFSEYHKALFANQPAEGSAGLDDAKLVELGKSAGLGDDFAKAVDDGTYKAWATKATDTAAARGVTSTPTVRVAGKALDAPTAAALTAAVDAAAG